Proteins from one Arthrobacter sp. Soc17.1.1.1 genomic window:
- the ruvC gene encoding crossover junction endodeoxyribonuclease RuvC, whose amino-acid sequence MTYRVMGVDPGLTRCGLAVVDIEPNRRSTLVAVGVVGTEAGRSLDERLLVISEAVDSWLDLHQPQVLAVERVFSQLNVSTVMGTAQASGVVIVSAARRGIPVALHTPTEVKAAVTGNGQADKVAVTKMVTKILRLETAPRPADAADALALAITHAWRRGVGVQGAAASAAGGSITPAQRIWAEAEARARRR is encoded by the coding sequence ATGACCTACCGCGTCATGGGCGTCGATCCCGGACTCACGCGGTGCGGGCTCGCCGTCGTCGACATCGAACCGAACCGCCGCTCCACGCTCGTCGCCGTCGGCGTCGTCGGGACCGAGGCCGGCAGGAGCCTCGACGAGCGGCTGCTGGTGATCTCCGAGGCCGTGGACTCGTGGCTGGACCTGCACCAGCCCCAGGTGCTCGCCGTCGAGCGCGTCTTCAGCCAGCTCAACGTCAGTACCGTGATGGGCACGGCGCAGGCGTCCGGCGTCGTGATCGTGTCCGCGGCGCGGCGCGGCATCCCGGTGGCCCTCCACACGCCCACCGAGGTGAAGGCCGCGGTCACCGGCAACGGCCAGGCGGACAAGGTCGCGGTCACCAAGATGGTCACGAAGATCCTCCGGCTCGAGACGGCCCCCCGGCCGGCCGACGCCGCCGACGCCCTGGCCCTCGCCATCACGCATGCCTGGCGCAGGGGAGTGGGCGTCCAGGGCGCCGCCGCGTCGGCGGCCGGAGGGTCCATCACCCCCGCGCAGCGCATCTGGGCCGAGGCGGAGGCACGGGCCCGACGGCGGTAG
- the ruvA gene encoding Holliday junction branch migration protein RuvA → MISSLRGTVTHVGLHSAVLDVNGFGMQVQATPQTLAGLRVGEQAAIATAMIVREDSMTLFGFEDADQREVFETLLAVSGVGPRLALAVLAVHTPDAIRIAASSGDDKAFSKVPGIGPKGARRIVLELAGKLVPLEAKPGVPARTWQGQVLTAMMGLGWSEKDAGAAIDAAVAEAPEVAATGDVGQILKLTLRRLGQDGARSSARTKVGS, encoded by the coding sequence ATGATCAGTTCCCTGCGCGGGACAGTGACCCACGTGGGCCTGCACTCCGCCGTCCTCGACGTCAACGGCTTCGGCATGCAGGTCCAGGCCACGCCGCAGACGCTTGCCGGACTGCGCGTGGGGGAGCAGGCAGCCATCGCCACGGCGATGATCGTGCGCGAGGACTCCATGACGCTCTTCGGCTTCGAGGACGCCGACCAGCGCGAGGTCTTCGAGACCCTCCTGGCCGTCAGCGGCGTCGGCCCACGCCTCGCCCTCGCCGTGCTCGCCGTGCACACACCGGACGCCATCCGGATCGCGGCGTCGTCGGGCGACGACAAGGCCTTCAGCAAGGTGCCGGGCATCGGCCCGAAGGGCGCACGGCGCATCGTGCTCGAACTCGCCGGGAAGCTCGTGCCCCTGGAGGCGAAGCCCGGCGTCCCGGCCCGGACGTGGCAGGGGCAGGTCCTCACCGCCATGATGGGCCTCGGCTGGTCCGAGAAGGACGCGGGCGCGGCGATCGACGCCGCCGTCGCCGAGGCGCCCGAGGTGGCAGCGACCGGTGACGTGGGACAGATCCTCAAGCTCACGCTGCGCCGGCTCGGCCAGGACGGCGCCCGGAGCTCCGCCCGGACGAAGGTGGGGTCATGA
- the ruvB gene encoding Holliday junction branch migration DNA helicase RuvB translates to MTDRQPEDAPLVAPAADPEDRAVEAALRPRNLDDFVGQKRVRRQLSLVLEASRLRGRSADHVLLSGPPGLGKTTLAMIIAAEMNAPLRITSGPAIQHAGDLAAILSSLTEGEVLFLDEIHRMSRPAEEMLYMAMEDFRVDIIVGKGPGATAIPLELPPFTLVGATTRAGLLPGPLRDRFGFTGHLEFYSTEELELVLRRSAMLMDMKVNSAAFSEIAGRSRGTPRIANRLLRRVRDWALVHGIDLIDARAASAALDMYEVDARGLDRLDRSVLTALITKFNGGPVGLSTLAIAVGEEPETVETVAEPYLVREGMLGRTPRGRIATAAAWKHLGLEMPANVAAAMPEDLFSVAPESLLDTESVLDSWAQPES, encoded by the coding sequence ATGACGGACCGGCAGCCCGAGGACGCGCCGCTCGTCGCTCCGGCCGCCGATCCCGAGGACCGCGCCGTCGAGGCGGCGCTCCGCCCCCGGAACCTCGACGACTTCGTGGGGCAGAAGCGGGTGCGCCGCCAGCTCTCGCTCGTCCTCGAGGCCTCCCGCCTGCGCGGCCGCAGCGCGGACCACGTGCTGCTCTCCGGGCCGCCCGGGCTGGGCAAGACGACGCTCGCCATGATCATCGCGGCGGAGATGAACGCCCCGCTCCGCATCACCTCGGGGCCGGCGATCCAGCACGCGGGCGACCTCGCGGCGATCCTCTCCTCCCTGACCGAGGGCGAGGTGCTCTTCCTCGACGAGATCCACCGCATGTCCCGGCCCGCCGAGGAGATGCTCTACATGGCCATGGAGGACTTCCGGGTCGACATCATCGTGGGCAAGGGCCCGGGAGCGACGGCGATCCCCCTCGAGCTGCCGCCCTTCACCCTCGTCGGAGCCACCACCCGGGCCGGGCTGCTGCCCGGCCCGCTCCGCGACCGCTTCGGATTCACCGGGCACCTGGAGTTCTACTCCACCGAGGAACTCGAACTCGTGCTCCGGCGCTCGGCAATGCTCATGGACATGAAGGTGAACTCGGCGGCCTTCTCCGAGATCGCCGGCCGGTCCCGCGGCACGCCGCGTATCGCCAACCGCCTGCTGCGCCGCGTCCGGGACTGGGCGCTCGTGCACGGCATCGACCTCATCGACGCCCGCGCCGCGAGTGCCGCCCTCGACATGTACGAGGTGGACGCGCGCGGCCTCGACCGGCTGGACCGCTCCGTCCTGACAGCGCTCATCACCAAGTTCAACGGCGGGCCGGTGGGGCTGTCGACACTGGCGATCGCCGTGGGGGAGGAGCCCGAGACGGTGGAGACCGTCGCCGAGCCCTACCTGGTGCGCGAGGGGATGCTCGGGCGGACACCGCGCGGACGGATCGCGACGGCCGCCGCCTGGAAGCACCTCGGCCTCGAGATGCCGGCGAACGTCGCGGCGGCGATGCCCGAGGACCTGTTCTCCGTGGCGCCCGAATCGCTGCTGGACACCGAATCCGTCCTTGACAGCTGGGCCCAGCCGGAGTCCTGA
- the yajC gene encoding preprotein translocase subunit YajC, with product MLAHVVAQSASGDAPGFDIFSLLLPLALAFLIFTMFRRQRKTQQQVKEMRTQMEPGTEVMTQFGLFGTIVSIDQENNKAVLELSPGNFATVHTQALSKVVQQDTAAAGDPVDDEDAVHGTTVHGTTVPDDASSISGDITDRTDRSDRTPSAGSTASGATAAGSAGGPGAETPEETLARLNRDAAGENRDARDPRDPRTNPEN from the coding sequence GTGCTTGCACACGTAGTCGCGCAGTCCGCCTCAGGAGATGCCCCCGGTTTCGACATCTTCTCCCTCCTGCTGCCGCTGGCACTGGCGTTCCTGATCTTCACCATGTTCCGCCGCCAGCGGAAGACGCAGCAGCAGGTGAAGGAGATGCGCACGCAGATGGAGCCGGGCACCGAGGTCATGACCCAGTTCGGGCTCTTCGGCACGATCGTCTCGATCGACCAGGAGAACAACAAGGCCGTGCTCGAACTGTCTCCCGGCAACTTCGCCACCGTGCACACGCAGGCCCTCTCCAAGGTCGTCCAGCAGGACACCGCGGCAGCCGGTGACCCCGTCGACGACGAGGACGCCGTCCACGGCACCACCGTCCACGGCACCACGGTCCCCGACGACGCGTCCTCGATCAGCGGTGACATCACCGATCGCACCGACCGCTCGGACCGCACGCCGTCCGCCGGGTCCACAGCGTCGGGAGCCACGGCTGCCGGGAGCGCCGGCGGCCCGGGCGCCGAGACCCCGGAGGAGACCCTGGCGCGCCTGAACCGCGACGCCGCAGGGGAGAACCGCGACGCGCGCGATCCCCGCGACCCCAGAACGAACCCCGAGAACTAG
- the secD gene encoding protein translocase subunit SecD: MPRTGPGTAAKRTLVWLGALTALLAILLGAGSYWSTASWSPRLALDLEGGTQMILAPRVQGGSDITPEQLDQAVEIIRQRVDGSGVAEAEINTQSGQNVIVSLPGTPDPETRDLIQASAQMEFRPVLTGGPGQAAAAETPTPDDQLPQPAAEPQNASDPNWITPELYKEFEALNCLDPAALEPAEEPAPADRPMVACEPDTQGKYILGPVEVPGTDISTASYGLQRSQQGQTLNTWAVTIDFNDEGTQTFREVTERLYAIGSGDPRNQFAIVLDGRIVSAPTTNAVIPDGNPQITGNFTEESAAALSEQLKYGALPISFEIQSEQQISATLGADQLRLGLIAGLIGLLLVAVYSMFQYRLLGLVTIASLVVAGVLTYLAICILGWTENYRLSLAGVAGLIVAIGQTADSFIVYFERIRDELRDGRGLVSAVENGWRRAKRTVLASKAVNLLAALVLYFVAVGNVRGFAFTLGLTAIADLVVVFMFTHPVLRLLAKTKFFGEGHPWSGLDPRRLGGIPLYRGAGRLREPGEKPVTVARTKNKGASAEAERRLTIAERRRAEQQKALAGRAGSSAAGSAVADPTVADPTAVETGAGRPEASVPARTGSTVAGRTGSSQKETKE; this comes from the coding sequence ATGCCTCGTACCGGTCCCGGGACGGCAGCCAAGCGGACACTTGTCTGGCTGGGCGCATTGACAGCACTGCTCGCGATCCTGCTGGGAGCGGGCTCCTACTGGAGCACCGCGAGCTGGAGCCCCCGCCTGGCCCTCGACCTCGAGGGCGGGACGCAGATGATCCTCGCCCCCCGCGTCCAGGGCGGGAGCGACATCACACCCGAGCAGCTCGACCAGGCCGTGGAGATCATCCGCCAGCGCGTCGACGGCTCCGGTGTCGCCGAGGCCGAGATCAACACGCAGTCCGGCCAGAACGTCATCGTGTCGCTGCCCGGGACCCCGGACCCCGAGACGCGCGACCTCATCCAGGCCTCCGCACAGATGGAGTTCCGTCCCGTCCTCACGGGCGGCCCGGGCCAGGCGGCAGCCGCCGAGACGCCCACCCCCGACGACCAGCTGCCCCAGCCGGCCGCCGAGCCCCAGAACGCGAGCGACCCGAACTGGATCACGCCCGAGCTCTACAAGGAGTTCGAGGCGCTGAACTGCCTCGACCCGGCCGCCCTCGAGCCCGCCGAGGAGCCCGCTCCCGCCGACCGGCCCATGGTCGCCTGCGAGCCCGACACGCAGGGCAAGTACATCCTCGGCCCCGTCGAGGTCCCGGGCACCGACATCTCGACGGCCAGCTACGGCCTGCAGCGCAGCCAGCAGGGCCAGACCCTCAACACCTGGGCCGTGACGATCGACTTCAACGACGAGGGCACGCAGACCTTCCGCGAGGTCACCGAACGCCTCTACGCGATCGGCTCGGGCGACCCCCGGAACCAGTTCGCCATCGTGCTCGACGGGCGCATCGTCTCCGCGCCGACCACCAACGCCGTCATCCCCGACGGCAACCCCCAGATCACGGGCAACTTCACCGAGGAGTCGGCAGCGGCCCTGTCGGAGCAGCTGAAGTACGGCGCCCTGCCGATCAGCTTCGAGATCCAGAGCGAACAGCAGATCTCCGCGACGCTCGGTGCCGACCAGCTGCGTCTCGGCCTCATCGCGGGCCTCATCGGCCTGCTGCTCGTGGCCGTGTACTCGATGTTCCAGTACCGGCTGCTCGGCCTGGTCACGATCGCCTCGCTGGTGGTCGCGGGCGTGCTGACCTATCTCGCCATCTGCATCCTCGGCTGGACCGAGAACTACCGCCTGTCCCTGGCGGGCGTGGCCGGCCTGATCGTCGCCATCGGCCAGACGGCCGACTCGTTCATCGTCTACTTCGAACGCATCCGTGACGAACTGCGCGACGGGCGCGGCCTCGTCTCCGCCGTGGAGAACGGCTGGCGCCGGGCCAAGCGGACGGTGCTCGCCTCCAAGGCGGTCAACCTCCTCGCCGCCCTCGTGCTCTATTTCGTCGCCGTCGGCAACGTGCGCGGTTTCGCGTTCACGCTCGGCCTCACGGCCATCGCGGACCTCGTGGTCGTGTTCATGTTCACGCACCCGGTGCTCCGCCTCCTCGCGAAGACGAAGTTCTTCGGCGAGGGACACCCGTGGTCCGGGCTCGACCCGCGCCGACTCGGCGGGATCCCGCTCTACCGCGGCGCCGGCCGTCTGCGCGAGCCGGGCGAGAAGCCCGTCACCGTCGCCCGCACCAAGAACAAGGGTGCCTCGGCGGAGGCCGAGCGACGCCTGACCATCGCCGAGCGCCGTCGCGCGGAGCAGCAGAAGGCCCTCGCCGGGCGCGCGGGGTCCTCGGCTGCCGGGTCGGCCGTCGCGGATCCCACCGTCGCGGATCCCACTGCCGTCGAAACCGGTGCCGGACGCCCTGAGGCGTCCGTCCCCGCGCGGACCGGTTCCACCGTCGCCGGGCGCACCGGATCCTCCCAGAAAGAGACCAAAGAATGA
- the secF gene encoding protein translocase subunit SecF: MSRTSFATFGNELYSGKRSYPFVAKRNLWFLIAGIAILISIIIPVVKGGFNLGIDFRGGSEFTVSATENTDVAVGEKAVTDVVPDAVPRVTNIAADTMRIQTERLSDDQTLSVRDNLVSGYGVGEDQVTSSFVGPTWGEDVSRQALIGFGVFVLLAAVLMAIYFRTWKMALAAMAALVVVMVVTAGLYSLSDFEVTPSAIIGFLTILSYALYDTVVVFDKIRENTADVTISTKRTFAEQVNLAVNQTLVRSINTSVVAILPVASILFIGSFLLGAGTLQDLSLALFIGIILGTLGTIFIAAPLYAALRLNEPELKKQEKKVLNRRSLEAAAV; the protein is encoded by the coding sequence ATGAGCCGCACCAGCTTCGCCACGTTCGGCAACGAGCTGTACTCGGGCAAGCGCTCCTACCCCTTCGTCGCCAAGCGGAACCTCTGGTTCCTCATCGCCGGCATCGCCATCCTGATCTCGATCATCATCCCGGTGGTCAAGGGCGGGTTCAATCTCGGTATCGACTTCCGGGGCGGCTCCGAGTTCACCGTCTCCGCCACCGAGAACACCGATGTGGCCGTCGGCGAGAAGGCGGTCACGGACGTGGTGCCCGACGCCGTCCCGCGCGTCACCAACATCGCAGCCGACACGATGCGCATCCAGACCGAGCGGCTCTCCGACGACCAGACGCTCAGCGTCCGCGACAACCTCGTCAGCGGGTACGGCGTGGGTGAGGACCAGGTGACCTCGAGCTTCGTGGGTCCGACCTGGGGCGAGGACGTCAGCCGTCAGGCGCTGATCGGGTTCGGCGTGTTCGTCCTCCTCGCCGCGGTCCTCATGGCGATCTACTTCCGCACCTGGAAGATGGCCCTCGCCGCGATGGCGGCCCTCGTGGTGGTCATGGTCGTCACCGCGGGCCTGTACTCGCTGAGCGACTTCGAGGTCACGCCGTCGGCCATCATCGGCTTCCTGACCATCCTCAGCTACGCCCTGTACGACACGGTGGTGGTCTTCGACAAGATCCGGGAGAACACCGCCGACGTCACCATCTCGACGAAGCGGACGTTCGCCGAGCAGGTCAACCTCGCCGTGAACCAGACCCTCGTGCGCTCGATCAACACCTCCGTGGTGGCGATCCTGCCGGTCGCGTCGATCCTCTTCATCGGCTCGTTCCTGCTGGGAGCGGGTACCCTCCAGGACCTCTCGCTGGCCCTGTTCATCGGCATCATCCTCGGCACGCTCGGCACCATCTTCATCGCGGCACCCCTGTACGCGGCGCTGCGGCTCAACGAGCCGGAGCTGAAGAAGCAGGAGAAGAAGGTCCTGAACCGCCGCTCCCTGGAGGCGGCGGCCGTCTGA
- a CDS encoding RelA/SpoT family protein yields MAEAVNPGENPGAPAPGVPGPVATDASRPAPARGLVQPASPTSAPSATSADQVAPGRRGRTRARIARLTGRGSSGYSPVLEPLLRTVRANNPREDLDLIQRAYLVAERSHEGQTRKSGDPYITHPVAVATILAELGMTGTTLAAALLHDTVEDTSYTLEELKRDFGPEVAMLVDGVTKLDKVSFGDAAQAETVRKMVVAMAKDIRVLVIKLADRLHNARTWRFVSPASSAKKARETLEIFAPLAHRLGMNTIKWELEDLSFAALHPKVYEEIVRMVGDRTPEREKHLSLVRNQIEEDLRAVKIKATITGRPKHYYSIYQKMIVRGKDFDDIHDLMGVRVLVDSVRDCYATLGSLHSRWNPLPGRFKDYIAMPKFNMYQSLHTTVIGPGGKPVEVQIRTHDMHRRAEYGVAAHWKYKNGGKQPEAADNGDLGWLRSLVDWQQETSDPDEFLDSLRFEINAREVFVFTPKGEVMALPAGSTPVDFAYAVHTEVGHRTIGARVNGKLVPLNSELNHGDWVEIFTSKAEGAGPSQDWQGFVKSPRARNKIRQWFTKERREEAIDKGKELLTRAMRKQNLPLQRMMTHTALLTVAQELRHQDISALYAAVGDGHTSAQNVIEHLVALMGGHEDAEDKIAETAVATQPRRPKFSDSGVTVRGVGDVWVKLARCCTPVPPDPIIGFVTRGSGVSVHRSDCRNVQELRDQPDRIVPVEWAPTQSSVFLVEIQVEALDRKSLLSDVTSVLAENHVNILAANVNTSSDRVAMSRFAFEMGDPKYLSHILSAVRRIDGVFDVYRTTGSQRRP; encoded by the coding sequence ATGGCTGAAGCGGTGAATCCCGGAGAGAACCCGGGAGCTCCGGCGCCCGGGGTCCCCGGACCGGTCGCCACCGACGCCTCGCGCCCGGCTCCCGCCCGCGGGCTCGTGCAGCCGGCGTCGCCCACGTCCGCGCCGTCGGCCACGAGCGCCGACCAGGTCGCTCCCGGACGGCGCGGCCGCACGCGGGCGCGCATCGCCCGCCTCACCGGTCGCGGCTCCTCGGGCTACTCGCCCGTGCTCGAGCCCCTGCTCCGCACCGTCCGGGCCAACAACCCGCGCGAGGACCTCGACCTCATCCAGCGGGCCTACCTCGTGGCGGAACGGAGCCACGAGGGCCAGACACGCAAGAGCGGCGACCCGTACATCACCCACCCGGTCGCGGTCGCCACCATCCTCGCCGAACTCGGCATGACCGGCACCACGCTCGCCGCAGCCCTCCTGCACGACACCGTCGAGGACACCTCCTACACCCTCGAGGAGCTCAAGCGGGATTTCGGCCCCGAGGTGGCCATGCTCGTGGACGGCGTCACCAAGCTCGACAAGGTGTCCTTCGGGGACGCCGCGCAGGCCGAGACGGTGCGCAAGATGGTCGTGGCGATGGCGAAGGACATCCGTGTCCTCGTCATCAAGCTCGCCGACCGGCTGCACAACGCCCGCACCTGGCGCTTCGTCTCGCCCGCGTCCTCGGCGAAGAAGGCGAGGGAGACCCTCGAGATCTTCGCGCCCCTCGCGCACCGCCTCGGCATGAACACCATCAAGTGGGAGCTCGAGGACCTGTCCTTCGCCGCGCTGCACCCGAAGGTGTACGAGGAGATCGTCCGGATGGTGGGGGACAGGACCCCCGAGCGGGAGAAGCATCTGAGCCTCGTCCGCAACCAGATCGAGGAAGACCTCCGGGCCGTGAAGATCAAGGCCACGATCACGGGCCGCCCCAAGCACTACTACTCGATCTACCAGAAGATGATCGTCCGGGGGAAGGACTTCGACGACATCCACGACCTGATGGGCGTGCGCGTCCTGGTCGACAGCGTGCGGGACTGCTACGCCACCCTCGGCTCGCTGCATTCACGGTGGAACCCCCTGCCCGGGCGGTTCAAGGACTACATCGCGATGCCGAAGTTCAACATGTACCAGTCGCTGCACACCACGGTGATCGGTCCGGGCGGCAAGCCCGTCGAGGTGCAGATCCGCACGCACGACATGCACCGCCGCGCCGAGTACGGCGTGGCAGCCCACTGGAAGTACAAGAACGGCGGCAAGCAGCCCGAGGCGGCCGACAACGGTGACCTGGGCTGGCTGCGGAGCCTCGTGGACTGGCAGCAGGAGACGTCGGACCCCGACGAGTTCCTCGACTCCCTGCGCTTCGAGATCAACGCGCGCGAGGTCTTCGTCTTCACGCCCAAGGGTGAGGTCATGGCGTTGCCCGCCGGCTCCACGCCCGTCGACTTCGCCTACGCCGTCCACACCGAGGTGGGGCACAGGACCATCGGCGCGCGGGTCAACGGCAAGCTCGTGCCCCTCAACAGCGAACTGAACCACGGCGACTGGGTGGAGATCTTCACCTCCAAGGCCGAGGGCGCCGGGCCCAGCCAGGACTGGCAGGGCTTCGTCAAGAGCCCGCGCGCCCGCAACAAGATCCGGCAGTGGTTCACGAAGGAACGCCGCGAGGAGGCGATCGACAAGGGCAAGGAACTGCTGACCCGCGCCATGCGGAAGCAGAACCTCCCGCTGCAGCGCATGATGACGCACACGGCCCTGCTGACGGTCGCCCAGGAGCTCCGGCACCAGGACATCTCGGCCCTCTACGCGGCCGTCGGGGACGGGCACACGTCCGCCCAGAACGTGATCGAGCACCTCGTGGCGCTCATGGGCGGCCACGAGGACGCCGAGGACAAGATCGCGGAGACGGCGGTCGCCACGCAGCCCCGCCGGCCCAAGTTCTCCGACTCGGGCGTCACCGTCCGCGGGGTCGGCGACGTGTGGGTCAAGCTCGCCCGCTGCTGTACGCCCGTGCCGCCGGACCCGATCATTGGGTTCGTGACGCGCGGATCCGGGGTGTCCGTGCACCGCAGCGACTGCCGTAACGTGCAGGAGCTGCGTGACCAGCCTGACCGGATCGTGCCGGTGGAGTGGGCGCCGACGCAGTCGAGCGTGTTCCTCGTCGAGATCCAGGTCGAGGCCCTCGACCGCAAGAGCCTCCTCTCCGACGTGACGAGCGTGCTCGCCGAGAACCACGTGAACATCCTCGCGGCGAACGTCAACACGTCGTCCGACCGGGTGGCGATGTCCCGGTTCGCGTTCGAGATGGGCGACCCGAAGTACCTGAGTCACATCCTCAGCGCGGTGCGCCGCATCGACGGCGTCTTCGACGTGTACAGGACCACGGGCTCCCAGCGACGCCCCTGA
- a CDS encoding DUF349 domain-containing protein, which produces MQGVDATVADAVGTPEAEASAAAEPVAAETEAEPGVQPEAAGDTDASDAPDVQTEATDDAGSTEPSVPLAPEPAPLSTPSPSTAPARAPLPTAMAPRPLKKAAQPLAAPPAHSTSLEEAGRFARVEEDGHVFLLVDGAEHPVGQYPDATREEALGYFVRKYDDVVAQVALLEQRVQAKAPSSDMAKTAKHLRTQVGERKMVGDVLALEARIDALLGEIGGLEKAERAAQDALKAKELAAREAIVAEAEELAERDPSTVQWKASSTRMNELFEMWKAAQKNGPRLGRGTEDALWKRFRSARTVFDRHRRAYFSQLDSDNAEAKQAKEALIRRAEQLSDSTDWGQTAAEYRHLMDEWKSSKRASRKDDDALWARFRAAQDRFFEARKAANEAVDEEYAGNLGVKEALLKEAQQILPIRDLAAAKKALQSVRDRWDEAGKVPRADMGRIDAGLRKVEDAVKAADDEHWTKTNPETKARTNSALSQLEATIAQLRDDLADAESAGNAKKIASAREALAAREQWLEMLQRSAQDFS; this is translated from the coding sequence GTGCAGGGCGTCGACGCCACTGTGGCGGACGCCGTCGGCACCCCGGAAGCCGAGGCATCGGCGGCCGCGGAGCCCGTTGCGGCCGAGACCGAGGCGGAGCCCGGTGTCCAGCCCGAGGCCGCCGGCGACACCGACGCGTCCGATGCGCCCGACGTCCAGACCGAGGCGACCGACGACGCCGGCAGCACCGAGCCGTCGGTCCCGCTCGCTCCCGAGCCCGCACCGCTGAGCACGCCGTCGCCCAGCACGGCCCCGGCGCGCGCGCCCCTGCCCACCGCGATGGCACCCCGCCCGCTCAAGAAGGCCGCGCAGCCCCTGGCGGCCCCTCCCGCCCACAGCACGTCCCTCGAGGAGGCCGGCCGGTTCGCCCGCGTCGAGGAGGACGGCCACGTCTTCCTCCTCGTGGACGGCGCCGAGCACCCGGTGGGCCAGTACCCCGACGCGACGCGCGAGGAGGCGCTCGGCTATTTCGTGCGCAAGTACGACGACGTCGTGGCCCAGGTCGCGCTGCTGGAGCAGCGTGTCCAGGCGAAGGCGCCGTCGTCGGACATGGCCAAGACCGCCAAGCACCTGCGCACGCAGGTCGGCGAACGCAAGATGGTCGGCGACGTCCTCGCACTGGAGGCGCGGATCGACGCGCTGCTCGGTGAGATCGGCGGCCTGGAGAAGGCCGAGCGGGCAGCGCAGGACGCCCTGAAGGCGAAGGAACTCGCCGCCCGCGAGGCGATCGTCGCCGAGGCCGAGGAGCTCGCGGAGCGTGACCCCTCCACCGTGCAGTGGAAGGCCAGCAGCACGCGCATGAACGAGCTCTTCGAGATGTGGAAGGCCGCCCAGAAGAACGGGCCGAGGCTCGGCCGCGGCACGGAGGACGCCCTCTGGAAGCGCTTCCGGTCCGCGCGCACCGTGTTCGACCGTCACCGCCGCGCGTACTTCTCCCAGCTGGACAGCGACAACGCGGAGGCGAAGCAGGCCAAGGAGGCGCTCATCCGGCGCGCCGAGCAGCTCTCGGACTCCACGGACTGGGGCCAGACCGCCGCCGAGTACCGTCACCTGATGGACGAGTGGAAGTCGTCCAAGCGCGCGAGCCGTAAGGACGACGACGCCCTGTGGGCCCGCTTCCGCGCCGCCCAGGACCGCTTCTTCGAGGCCCGCAAGGCCGCGAACGAAGCCGTGGACGAGGAGTACGCGGGCAACCTCGGGGTCAAGGAGGCGCTCCTCAAGGAGGCCCAGCAGATCCTGCCCATCCGGGATCTCGCGGCCGCGAAGAAGGCCCTGCAGTCCGTCAGGGACCGGTGGGACGAGGCGGGGAAGGTCCCGCGCGCCGACATGGGGCGCATCGACGCCGGGCTCCGGAAGGTCGAGGACGCCGTGAAGGCGGCCGACGACGAGCACTGGACGAAGACGAACCCCGAGACGAAGGCCCGCACCAACAGTGCGCTGAGCCAGCTCGAGGCGACCATCGCGCAGCTCAGGGACGACCTCGCCGACGCCGAGAGCGCGGGGAACGCGAAGAAGATCGCGTCCGCGCGGGAGGCACTGGCGGCCCGCGAGCAGTGGCTCGAGATGCTGCAGAGGTCTGCCCAGGACTTCTCCTGA